The Ooceraea biroi isolate clonal line C1 chromosome 1, Obir_v5.4, whole genome shotgun sequence genome has a window encoding:
- the LOC105284624 gene encoding nuclear transcription factor Y subunit gamma, producing the protein MSVFFVNTNQDSEVEADSNGDLQIASPGNSEAQQALVHFWPKVMEEIKNITTMDLKTQSLPLARIKKIMKLDGDVKMISAEAPMLFAKAAEIFIHELTLRAWVHTEDNKRRTLQRNDIAMAVTKYDQFDFLIDIVPRDEIKQSKAQNEATMRTSMNSDQVHYYFHLAQQQASANQTVQNNSTTQQQQQLQIVQPSSGQIQIQTISSPVEQEATSTNSTAQTVTVQSPQQSSNQQIIQLQQTQQTPTTQTTGGIQIVQQIVTPSGEIQQIPIQLTPQQLQMIRMQVQGGSNQPIIIQTAPIQTNCVLYPTTN; encoded by the exons ATGTCTGTATTCTTTGTAAATAC AAATCAAGATAGTGAGGTGGAAGCCGATTCCAATGGAGACCTTCAAATTGCATCACCAGGAAATTCTGAGGCCCAACAAGCATTGGTTCACTTCTGGCCAAAAGTTATGGAggagataaaaaatatcacaacC ATGGATTTGAAGACACAGTCCTTGCCACTGGCAAGGATAAAGAAAATCATGAAGCTAGACGGAGACGTGAAAATGATAAGTGCAGAAGCACCTATGCTCTTTGCTAAAGCCGCAGAGATTTTTATACACGAATTGACTCTTAGAGCATGGGTACACACAGAGGACAATAAAAGACGAACCCTTCAACGAAATGACATCGCAATGGCGGTTACAAAATATGACCAATTCGACTTTCTCATAGATATAGTACCTAGGGACGAGATAAAGCAAAGTAAGGCGCAGAACGAGGCTACCATGCGCACATCCATGAACTCGGATCAAGTCCATTATTATTTCCACTTGGCACAGCAGCAAGCTTCGGCAAATCAAACTGTGCAGAACAACAGTACTacgcaacaacaacaacaactaCAGATTGTTCAGCCTTCTAGCGgacaaatacaaatacaaacaATCAGTAGCCCGGTAGAACAG GAGGCCACCAGCACGAATAGCACAGCACAGACGGTTACGGTTCAAAGTCCACAGCAATCCTCCAatcaacaaattattcaattacaaCAAACGCAACAAACGCCCACTACCCAAACTACTGGAGGAATACAAATTGTTCAGCAGATAGTCACTCCTAGCGGCGAAATTCAGCAGATACCT ATTCAGTTGACTCCTCAGCAGTTGCAGATGATTCGTATGCAAGTGCAGGGTGGAAGCAATCAACCAATAATAATACAGACTGCACCGATTCAAACCAATTGTGTGTTGTATCCTACTACAAATTAA
- the LOC105284633 gene encoding uncharacterized protein LOC105284633, producing MVRLRISRSQPALTATSATATATTTATATVTATATMTMTTITMATATMTMVTTTVTSTQTSPQKNAATAMTPRRKQNMSTMPYDAMNKRNTRDAVRRALQKERERVALRNKETRRYAVSPPPPPPQRQHCHGCSHGHAPPTCAHEAAPCAHRYTCTASPPPKHKCQKYK from the exons ATGGTAAGAT taCGAATTTCAAGGAGCCAACCGGCGCTGACAGCGACAAGCGCAacagcgacggcgacgacgaccgCGACAGCGACAGTGACGGCAACGGCGACGATGACAATGACGACGATAACgatggcgacggcgacgatgacgatggtgacgacgacggtgacatCAACACAAACATCGCCACAAAAAAATGCTGCAACGGCCATGACGCCGCGTAGAAAACAGAATATGAGTACGATGCCGTATGATGCAATGAACAAG cgCAACACTCGAGATGCGGTCCGGCGTGCTctacagaaagagagagagagggtagCACTCCGCAACAAGGAGACACGGAGATACGCCGTATCACCGCCCCCACCGCCGCCGCAACGGCAACATTGTCATGGCTGTTCACACGGACATGCGCCACCAACGTGCGCACATGAGGCCGCGCCCTGCGCACATCGTTATACATGCACGGCGTCGCCGCCGCCAAAGCACAAAtgccaaaaatataaataa